From one Sphingomonas xanthus genomic stretch:
- the mgtE gene encoding magnesium transporter, with amino-acid sequence MSDSDIIATHTADAGAPPAEDRVHDKEDRLRREFVREVFDAVADGDDERARGLVAELHPADIADLIELAPGDERADLIEALAGIVDAEVFAELNEHVREDVIDEMEPQQVADLAAQLDTDDAVALIEDLEEDDQRAVLRAMEPDDRAAVEEALTFGEETAGRLMQRDLIAVPEHWNVGQVIDYLRSTEELATDFWEIFVVSPDHHPVGTCKLSTVLRSPRSMQVGDIMLKKQTLIPIDMDQEEVALKFQKYGLISAAVIDPVGRLVGMVTVDDIVHIIQEEAGEDALLLSGAGEGDINEPIGETYKSRVRWLAANLLTALVAATIISFFEESIERMAVLAALMPIVAGVGGNAGTQTLAVTVRAIATNQLTGTNHWRTVWREIRVALMNGLTIAVLIGVGVTVVLGSTPLGAVIAAAMLTNIVVAGLAGVLVPLGLERAGADPAVASSVFVTMITDSLGFLMFLGLATAAGLAG; translated from the coding sequence ATGAGCGACAGCGACATCATTGCCACTCACACCGCCGATGCCGGCGCGCCGCCGGCCGAGGACCGGGTTCACGACAAAGAGGACCGGCTTCGCCGCGAATTCGTCCGCGAGGTTTTCGATGCCGTCGCGGACGGCGATGACGAGCGAGCACGCGGTCTCGTCGCCGAGCTTCACCCCGCCGATATTGCCGATCTGATCGAACTGGCGCCGGGCGACGAGCGCGCCGACCTGATCGAGGCGCTTGCGGGAATCGTCGACGCCGAAGTGTTCGCCGAGCTCAACGAGCATGTCCGCGAAGACGTGATCGACGAAATGGAGCCGCAGCAGGTTGCCGACCTCGCGGCGCAGCTCGACACCGACGACGCCGTCGCCCTGATCGAGGATCTGGAAGAAGACGACCAGCGCGCCGTGCTGCGCGCGATGGAGCCCGACGATCGGGCCGCGGTCGAAGAAGCGCTGACCTTCGGCGAGGAGACGGCCGGCCGGCTGATGCAGCGCGATCTGATCGCGGTGCCCGAACATTGGAATGTCGGCCAGGTCATCGATTATCTTCGCTCGACCGAAGAACTGGCCACCGATTTTTGGGAGATTTTCGTCGTATCGCCCGACCATCACCCGGTCGGCACCTGCAAGCTGTCGACCGTGCTCCGCTCACCGCGGTCGATGCAGGTTGGCGACATCATGCTCAAGAAGCAGACGCTGATTCCGATCGACATGGACCAGGAAGAAGTGGCGCTGAAGTTCCAGAAATATGGGCTGATCTCGGCGGCGGTGATCGACCCGGTCGGACGGCTGGTCGGCATGGTCACGGTCGACGACATCGTCCACATCATCCAAGAAGAAGCCGGCGAAGACGCGCTTCTCCTGTCAGGTGCCGGCGAAGGCGATATCAACGAGCCGATCGGCGAAACCTACAAGAGCCGTGTGCGCTGGCTCGCGGCAAACCTGCTCACCGCGCTGGTCGCGGCAACGATCATTAGCTTTTTCGAAGAAAGTATCGAGCGGATGGCGGTGCTCGCCGCGTTGATGCCGATCGTCGCCGGGGTCGGCGGCAATGCGGGCACCCAGACGCTCGCCGTGACGGTACGAGCGATCGCCACCAACCAGCTTACCGGTACCAACCACTGGCGTACCGTATGGCGGGAAATCCGGGTTGCGCTGATGAACGGGCTGACGATCGCCGTCCTGATCGGCGTGGGGGTGACAGTCGTGCTGGGAAGCACGCCGCTGGGCGCGGTTATCGCCGCGGCGATGCTGACCAACATCGTCGTTGCCGGACTGGCCGGTGTCCTGGTCCCGCTGGGGCTCGAACGCGCGGGGGCCGACCCTGCCGTCGCTTCAAGCGTGTTCGTGACGATGATCACCGACTCGCTGGGCTTCCTCATGTTCCTCGGCCTGGCCACGGCCGCTGGCTTGGCGGGCTAA